The Cryptomeria japonica chromosome 6, Sugi_1.0, whole genome shotgun sequence genomic interval ATGGTCTTGATCATTCCAACACTCATatgaacaaaagaaaaaaataataatgtagATCTTTATATATGATTTTCTACTGTTATTGATAAGATTTTGTACAATATATATGTCTTTCTCACAACATATAATGGTAAACATTAATAAGTTGTGATAAATATTTGTTAATTTTaagaaaattatttcatcttctcattTTATTTCGTATATAAATTGTATTGACTGGACTTGATTCCAACCTCAAATTTATAACAATGAAGCACATTTGGTTTGATTTAGGGTACGTGTAATATTCATTTTACTTGATTTTGGATAGTGCCAATATTGATCAAAAAAATTAATGTTACAAAGGTAAAGGAATAGTCAAAAGGAATACACCTCTTACTTCCCATTAAAATTGAATAGGTGTATTGAAGAATTAATGCTACAGAGGTAAAGGAGCAATCAAAACATTTATACCTCTTGTATTGAAGTCTATTAAAAACACACAAGGTAAATGAGTTGTCAAAAAGAATACACCTCTTACATGGAGAACTATGAAAAAGACTTCCCATTAAAATTGAATAGGTGCATTGAAGAACTAATGCTATGGAGACAAAGAAGCAACCAAAACATTTATATCTCTTGTATTGAGGTCTATTAAAAACACACAAGGGTAAATGAGTTGTCAGAAGGAATACAACTCTTACATGGGAAACTATGAAAAAGACTTCCCTTTAAAATTGAATAGGTGCATTGAAGAATTAATGCTATAGAGGCAAAAGAGCAACCAAAACATTTATACCTCTTATATTGAGGTCTATTAAAAAGACCTCCCATTTATATTGCATGAATACATTAAAAAACAAGCAGAGGAATTTATTATACTATCACTAAAGTCATGAATGTACAACTtttgtattttcttacattttgaCAATAGCTCACATAAAATAATAAGACTATTCTCACCCACTGATAAAATGAcaaataaaatgattttttatgttttataaaacttttaaaatatatatattaaaaatttgtTCAAAATATTTCAATTGTACTATCTTATTCATTTGTTTGTTACCAACTAATAAAACCTAACAAATAAATTTATATGACATAACCTCGAAGAACTATTAGACAAATAAAACAAATTTTCTCCTTATATTTAATAATAAGTACAAAGACACAAACCAAATATCATAGAAATGCACTTTGCAATTGTACAATTGCATCTAAATATGATGTTGTTTCAATTATAACTTACCAAAAGCAATATATAACATgtaaaaacaaaagttaaaaataTTTCAATTGTACCATCTTATTTGTTTCTTTGTTATCAATTAATAAAACCTAACAAATACATTAATATGAATATGACGTAACGACCAAGAACTATTAGACAAATAAAACAAATTTTCATCTTATATTCCATAATAAGTACAAATACCCACACCAAATATCATAAAAATGAACTTTCCAGCTATCACAATTGCACCTAAATATGTTGTCAATTCAGTTGTAACTTAAACAAAAGCAACATATTACATGTAAAAGCAAAAGTTGAAAAGAACACCATATAAGAGAGTTGTGGGTTTGACGATTTCAAAAAAAGATTAAACGCCATGGAGTTGGTCGAATTCAAAAAGAACAGATGGACGGCAGGAAGCAGAGAGGAAAGTGCTGGGGTGCCTTAAAATTGAATTCAACAATTCTTACCTACACTGAATATGATGCTGCCTTGCTTCCTACATTATTTAATTCACTCATTTCAGCAACTTGAGTTGCTGAATTGGACATATCAGATTGATGGATGAGCCATAATAGTTAACGATCCCTCAATTACGGTACACCCAATTGAAAGTTTTTACGTTTTCGGTTGAAAGAATTCATACCCAATTAGGTTTTTGTTTACAGTACTTTTGTGTTTCTCCGTTTTGAATTTCTTTCATACACAGGATTCATTGCAGCTCATTGTATGATTTTGTCTATACCAAATTGAATCCTTTTTGTGGATTTCTGTTTGAATTCATTCATACCCAGTTAGGATTCTTTTTCATTCAATGTTTGAAGCATTTATATGCAGGTGGAATTAGGAACACCAATGCTAATTTTAGCTCATTTTGGTTGATTTCATTGTATTAAGTTCGGTTTTTTGATTTATTCATACCGAGTTAAGATTAGGCTTTTTCTATGAGGTTTTGTTTATTGAATTAGTAATACCCAGATTTTAGGTCAAAGAGCTATGGATGCGCCAAACGTCGAAGAAACCAGTACTGATGCAGAGGAGAATGACATGGAGACTCCCATGGTTAATAAAAAGAGAGACAGACGCACCATACACTTTCCTGGCGCTGTCAAGACAAGTGCCTATAGATTTGATGGCCAAGGAAATTATTTCAACAAGGAGTGGGATCTGACTGAAGGGCAGGGAACTGAGTTCTGTTGGTACCACGTGGAGCTTCCCAGGTCTAATCAGAAATTGGCCCTCGCTGCTCAATACCTAATTGACGTACTCTGCCCTCCTCTGAAACTTAATGACATTCTGGCCCTTGTAAGCAATGGGCCATTCATTGGGAATATTGATGGGGCTCTTGTTTTCAGGGTCAATTCTACAGGCCCCACAGGTAGCAAATTCACACACAGGCTTGCAGCCAGGATCACTGAGAATGCTATCATTACCGTATCTCTGGGGAAGGTGCCAAGGCTCGGGTTTTCTACCACAAGGCAGCAGCCTCTGCTTTCTGATATTCCGAGTGTGGAAAGTCCTCACTACGGAAGGGGTTCAGTGATAGGGGTAGAGGAGGGGTCCAAAATAGGGGGCCAAGAACAACAACCTAATGTGACTGTCATCAGAGAGCATGTGCTAGAGTTTCTACTTACCATGAATCATTCAGAGGAAGCTGATAATCCTGTGCCCTCAAGGCTGTCTTATCTGCTTGTACATATTCTTGATTCGCATGTGGATCACCTTCAAGATATAGTGGCAAAGCTTGAGATGGAGTTAGACGCCACCGAAATTGAAATGGATAATGGTAAGTGATAAAGCTCATCTATCTTTAAAAGAACATTTGCATTGATTTTACTTCCCTCACACAGTAGGTCTTTTGTCTTCTATAATGCAATGTTTTTGTTGGTTACCGTAATAAAGTTTTGTGCATAGTTACCAGGAATTTTGATTTCCTTTCTGAATTCGCAATTCTGGTGACTTTATTTGAGTGTAACATATGTGAACCCATATGAATTTTGCTCCATATCTATTTCAATATTATGCCCCATGCCTCCATCCCATATTTCTTGGCAGCAGGGTTTTTTTATGTCTTTTTGTAGATTGAAAAGTAGAAATGTACGCAGATGCAGTGATGGCTTCTTAATATAGGAGACATCTCTAGCAAACAAGGGATGCATCGTGAAGTCTACTCATGGCGTCACTAAATGCTAACTGTTGCAACAAAGCCAAACAAGAGAACGAAAAACGAAGAGCAAATTAAACCTGCAGTTTTAAAAGGTCAAAAGATCCCATTAAAACCATTTTCAACTACTTGCAGAGCGTATATTTGAAGTTGCAGGAAAGGTGGAGAGCATGCAAAAAATGTCAACGTGATTGTTTAACAAAGGAGTGCAATATTTGATACATAAATATATCAGATATACTTGGATGCTCATCCCCATGTCCATACCTGTACATGTAATTCTTAGTGCCTGCAGTTCTTTTATTGCTTGGTTCTGAATTTTTATATTTAAGATCTTTCCAGTCAAGTTGCAGATTGCACTTTAAGAACTACAATTTTGAAGACCAAGTGATTTGAGATTATTGACTGCTCTTTTATTGTTCTGTGGTTCTCCTAAATGCCCTTTAGTTTTCACATTTTGTTCTTATAGTGGTTTGATCTGTCTTTTACTAAATGTCCTTTGTTTTGATTATCACACTTTCAATTGCTCAGGCCTGGATTTTTATGTTTACCTTTTTTTTCGGTCAAGTTATAGATTGCATTTTAAGAACTACAATTTTGTAAACTAACTGATGAATACCTTAACTCCCTTGAGATTCTTGACTGCTCTATCATTGGTTTGTGGTATTCCTAAATTGCCAGTTTTCACATTTTGATCTTATAGTAGTTTGATCTGTGTTTTTTCCTAAATACCCTTTAGTTTATGCTGTTTGTTTTTATTGTGATTATCTTCCAGTTTTCCTGAAGTACTCAAAACTAAGGAATGCCTGAAAAAAATCCTACAATTTATTTGGAAACCATCATCAAAGAAACTGCAAGATTAAGAGTTAGGAAAGAATGCTTCTGTTTAACAACGAACTCCACTAGTTTTCCAATATAAATGCAATTGCTATAGAAATTGTTGCGTTTTGGATACTTTGAGACATAAATTTGTGTAACAATTTTGCAAAAGTTTCTATATTGTCTATGTTCTAAATAATAGTTCATTTGGGGTTTCTCAAAGCTTATATATCTCTCCTGCTAGAAAGAATGGTTATAGCTGAAGAATTTGATAACCATATGTTACAGGAACAAAATTATGTTCCTTAAACTATAGAAGTGAAATTCTTCAAAATGAAGAGAAGAGCATTAATAGATATGGTGATGGCCTAAAGCCAAAATTATTGTATGAAAGAGTTTTGGAGGGAAACCCCTGATTTTTTTAGGTACCGGGGGTGCCCTTAGGTACTGAAATGATGAAATCAAGATGGATTGAATGAAATGATTAGAGCAATGTCCTCTATTTATACACCATTCCTACACATGAAAACAGAATAGACTTACCTAGTCAAGGCATATATACCAATTTGATATGATGTTAACTTTACATGTCAATGGTTAATGAGACTGATCTTATGTCTTGCCCCTATAAAGGGTACAAGTTACCAACGGATATAAGAGAAGAGATAGCCCAAAGGTATGCAAGATGTTGTTAACCCAATGAGACCCGTAGGAAAGAGGTGCAAGTCAAGATTACAATCTCCAACCAGCAGAAAGAAGCACTGCTAAGATCTAGCATTTAGATTTTATTTGGGGTTTCTCAACAAATAAAACTCTTTGGTACTTTGTTGGCAGATACAATAGACATGATCAGAGTAGGTATTGATGAGAAGGGTGATATACATttatttcaagattttgacaaatatgttgtttcttttttcattttagtTCATTACATTATATTTTGTATTCTGCATTAGTTTCTGTTGAGATCTAGATAGTGAATGGAATTTTAGGCATCATTTATATTTCTTCTAGAACTTTTTCACCAGAAATTCTATTGTCCATGTATGCTTAGAGACAACTATGCCCTAATTGTTTTCAGGTAATGTATTTAGTAAGTTAAataataattttgtttttaattgtggGAAGACTTAATGgttgtttttttgtttgttctaTGATTATAGGTGGTTTTATATTGAAGAAACAGATGTTAGATGACAGACGATTTCCTAAGATGCATTTGAACTTACAGCGTCTCTTGCAGGTTGGTTTTCCCCTCTCTATGGAAGTAAGCATTTGAAGTGCACTGAAGCTTTGAATGTCCCTATTCAATTAAGCGAcagataaattttaattaaataatttcttgtaGGTTATTGCACATGGAGAGCAAGTTTTCCCTAGAGTGAAAGAGAAATGTGCTTCAAAACCTTGGTTCGCAAGTGAAGATATTACGGCACTAGAAGTGCAGGTTGGTCGTCTGAGGAGACTCAAAGAGAACGTGGGTTTTATTGCAAACCGTGTAACTGCAATTCAGGCTGGGCTTGATAGCTGGCAGGCAGAACAAATCAATAGGAGGCTGTATTACCTTTCATTTCTCTCGATGATATTTCTTCCATTGTCCATAGTTACTGGATGTAAGATATTTTTGACCCTCTCACGTTATTTATTAATGAAAGATTTCTCAGATTCTTTCCTCTTTTGCAACTTTAGCTTGTTTTGTTGTGCTAAATGCATTCTTTCTTTATGGTATTTTCTTGGCTGTCCTTATTTTATTAGGTCTTGGTAAAGATGGTTAATTCAAGGACATTCATAATGACCTTAATAAGTTTTCCCTGAAAGTAAATAGTTTCCTTGTACATTTACCTACCTCTTTTGATGATCCTTTTTTTTTCCTGTTATAGCTGTAATGTTGACTTCATTCTTGATGTAGCTTTTGTTGCTTGTGTGTGGATAGCATCACAATGCTTTCTAATTACAGCAAACTAAGTAGAAAGTTTAAACTAATTTTGAATGGAATGTGCTATCACAGTGTTTGGAATGAATGTTGGAGGTGTGCCATGGACCAAACAAACTAATCCTGAATTGAAAGATGGATTTATCAATGTTCTGTTGATCTGTGCGGCAATACTATTGTTGCTATTGGTGGTCTTTGGGTCAGTTCCTTTGTATACACGACTTTCGGCATGGAGAAAGAGACAAGCAAGCAAGAGAATATGGTCAAGCACTAGAAAATCGTTCACAAAGAGAGGAAATGAAGTACATAATGGGGGATACCTTCTCCTGTGAATATATTGTGTTTGGTTCTGTCAACCTTCAATAATACAATTGAGGAAGTTCTGGGTTTACTGGTCGAAAGTGCATTCACTGAATATCTTGTGGGTGATTGATTCATGACTTTTTGCTGATTTATTAAGAAATCAGTCGAGGTACCGTTTTGGGGCTGTATTGCTGACAACATTTTATGGGGTCTTGAGCTAATAAAGTACAGATGCATTTTGCTTTCACAGAGATGTGCACATCTCCCCCACATGCATCTAAATGTATTCATTCCTTTGATCCTTTACTCCAATTATTTTCTCAGTTGGGTTCAAGAgcaccttggaaggtgtggaagcagaatattcaTTTGTTGTATAAGAAAAATATTATCCTTGTCTTTACCATTTAGATCATTGGTAAAACTAAATATTAACTAACTGACGGCCTGCTGTGCATTGATTCTTTTGAAACTTTCTTGTCAAAGTTTATACTGATCTGGGTATATAATAAAGTGTAGACTCTAGACATAGTTGGACTCACCTCTAAGCAGCATTCAGTGGGTGTAGTGGTCAAATAAGTATATGAGAAACTCTCATGTGCCAGAAGCAAGCATCACAGAGCAGTTAGTGATCTTTTCTATCGTACTAATATCTTGTAGTGCCTAGGTATTATCATCTTTACAATGCCTTAGTATAAACTTAACTATTTTGTACATGCCTTCTTCCGGAATGTGCTACGTTACTGCATTCTCCACCTTGTTTTGTCTCTATGGGTGATATTTACACATTGGTAAAAGTTCAAAGCTAAAAAAGGTTTATGAGGCACACCATGCAGCATGATCTGGAATAGAGAGTAAGGTACTAGTATTTATATCTGAATTTTCTCCTGGCACTACAATGCTTAGTGATCAATGTATTTGTGGATCTTCTTGTCTGTGTTATGGATTAGTTACAAGCTGGTTGATTCAACGCAGGGAATATCCTCTGGTGTATTTTTCACTTATACCCACTCTTCTCTTCCAAATATTCTTTGTATTGGATCATTCTGCCTCTAACTCCTATATACATTTTGTTCAACCTTTGAAAGCAGCCTACCTAATACAATTAGGTATTAGGGGTCTAATATGGCTATTTGAATGCTTGGAATTCCTAGGCTTGCAAAAACTGCATGTTTGCAACTAAATTTGTTAAAGTTGGTGTTCTAGTTTATCTTGATCTGCTACTGGGCCCTTTAAGTTCAGACCAATGCAAAAAATCATAGCTTCTAATGCAATTAaatttgcagaattttgaaactgaACTTACATTTGTCCTTACTTTTACAAAGTTTATTCTTGGTGCACAAGCCAGATCTTCTGTTTTCAAAATCTGTTGACAAAGCTTGCAGCTTGACCAAACTTGTGAATGTTTCAGTTTCTTCCTAAACAGAATAATCTCTACTCTTGATTCTTTGGTAATCACAGACAGTGTGTAGTCATAACCAATAACATGTAATCTATCAGAATATCAAACTCACAATTTCTTGGATATCAGTAGAATTTCAATATTTTTAAGTCTTGCTGATTTTTTTCCCCGTTTCAGGGATCTCTGTAAACTGGCCTATCAAAATCCAACTTAACATCTTGGAAGGCGGCATTGAGAGAGAGCATAAAATACATACTTCTTTACTTCCACAGAATAGACACCCAAGCCCCCTGAGCGGGGAACAAGACAACTGATTTTAGGGAACCACTTTTTGAAGATTTAGGACAGGAGCTCTAAAACGTGTTGAATTCAAATTATGGTAGTCACGTGtttctagaatttttttttggataagGCGTTCTAGAAAAGAAACTGGATAAGGCGTTGATATGTACGCAAAAATTCAGAAAACTGGGGATTCCTGCTCTGAAGTTTTGACGGCCGATTAGAATCGCTGTTTACGACTTTTTATGTGGTCAAACTCTCAAAAAAGTTGAGGTAAACttgcaattattttattttattaaaaattgaaggaaaatattattatattgatGAATAAGTCTatataaattaattgaaaatatataggtataatatttttttaaaagtggGTTGTAAAAAGATAATCTTTCAAGTCTATGTAGAAACAAGTCTAAATTAAAGATGAGAGATCAAAGGGTCAAGTTTTAATATAAGATAAAAATAACTAAGAAGATGATTCAATGGAAGGGGGGTCTTTATCTTAAGGTTTTCTTTAAAATCATTGGGGCAAGATTATCATCACTTGGCTCTCAATTATTTAGAGTGTTTTCTTCTTTAAGAGTTTCTTCTATAGGTTGTTGAGCATGAATTGATTAATTGGCCAAACTCTATTTGTGGAAACTTTTTAGAGTCGGGTCAATCAAGAGTGAACACCAAGTTCATGAGAATTGGCGAATGATGGTTATGACAAGATTATCGCCATTTCCTTAAGATTAGTTTAAGAGATACAAGTAAAACTTTACACTTAACAatataaatcaatttaaaataataacTATGTAGGTTAATGTAATTTAATATCAAATGTTAAgctactagtatatctatatttaaaaatataggtaaattatgttgagagatatcttataatagaagggaatctGACGATTGCAATAATATTAGTAATATATAGGAGTTTCATAAATATGGATAAAAatagagttgcttaagtatgtacctctCAACActacttgattttattgattgttcccTCTTAAATATTATGActctcttccactatcatttgaatgtaatggtttcatatagttggagacaagtggcgatggttctattttatttggagtaataaaataacacctccacaaaaaccaaaagatgacatatttcatgcatttacttgttatttgcatgtcaaattgtttcaaaattgaatttttgtttacagacattttgatgtcattgtagatgcctcttgacataattaatttaaATGTAAGAGATGGGAATGTGTAGTCTATTAGTGAAATAACTTGAATCCTATGTTGAATTTGTGTTTAGGTTGGATTTTGTGGGCTTGGGACTTGTCCTTGGTTGTGGATTCATTCTCTAAGTGTGGAATCTACCCTATTTAGAGTTTCCTTTTGATACAAAATACACCTTAGTGATCTTTgcttgctttgttgttttctaatattTGAGTTTCAatagtatttaaaaatattttggaaGGATCATCAATATGTTTGAAATGTATGTAAAAGATTCATGGCAACATGCAAGTGCCTTTGAATCATGTATGCATATTTGTTTTCTCTTCTAATGCATAAAGTTGAAGTGTTTCCTTATTAATTATGCTTTGAATGTTTCTagaggatgtgtgtgtgtgtgtgtgtgtgtgtgtgtgtgtgtgagagagagagagagagagagagagagagagagagagagagaggggggggtaaatataatg includes:
- the LOC131064204 gene encoding uncharacterized protein LOC131064204, with product MDAPNVEETSTDAEENDMETPMVNKKRDRRTIHFPGAVKTSAYRFDGQGNYFNKEWDLTEGQGTEFCWYHVELPRSNQKLALAAQYLIDVLCPPLKLNDILALVSNGPFIGNIDGALVFRVNSTGPTGSKFTHRLAARITENAIITVSLGKVPRLGFSTTRQQPLLSDIPSVESPHYGRGSVIGVEEGSKIGGQEQQPNVTVIREHVLEFLLTMNHSEEADNPVPSRLSYLLVHILDSHVDHLQDIVAKLEMELDATEIEMDNGGFILKKQMLDDRRFPKMHLNLQRLLQVIAHGEQVFPRVKEKCASKPWFASEDITALEVQVGRLRRLKENVGFIANRVTAIQAGLDSWQAEQINRRLYYLSFLSMIFLPLSIVTGLFGMNVGGVPWTKQTNPELKDGFINVLLICAAILLLLLVVFGSVPLYTRLSAWRKRQASKRIWSSTRKSFTKRGNEVHNGGYLLL